Genomic DNA from Caloenas nicobarica isolate bCalNic1 chromosome 3, bCalNic1.hap1, whole genome shotgun sequence:
GAAGTGGTTTTGACCATGTAATGTCAGCTGTTTTGAATGTCAGAATAGTAATATATTAGTACAAGGAAATGCTACTGTCTGTGTTAAAAGAAGGTTGCAATTAGTTCCCACATAtatccttttctgcttttcaaatctGTGGATCCCTGACAAGAATATCAAAAGCTTCAGGGTTATAAAAAGTGTTTGGACCTAATATTTTGAGAACTTATTTTGTAATAGCTGCCACTTGTGATTCAGGTGCTGTCACAGGCAAGGCTCCCTACTGGATTTGGATACTGGGTGAGAGCTTTTATTCTACTTGGTTGTCTCCAACTCCTGCTCCAGCACTATGGTCCCTGGGtctctgcttcccagcaggGAGGTCACCTCTGCTCCAGGAAGGTCAGATGCGGGGTTGCGCAGGTTCCTTCTCTGCCATTGCTCACCATTGCCCATCTCAGATGTCACTGGCCAAGGGCCCATCTCTGATCTCCAGGATATTCCCTGCACCGCCTGCAACACACCCACCCACTCATctcccccatgcacacacacatgctgtaAGCTGACTTCACCTATGGCAGATGCCTATAGCAAGGAAGTGTCCTCAGATTCTTGCTCATCTCCAAGTGCAAAGGACTGCGCTGCACTCCTGTTCTTCATCTTGATTCCTCCCACCACCCCTGTGCCCTGACCCAGCATCTCTTCCACGTACAATTAATCATATGGTTCATTAATAAGCTTGCATGAGCAATCCTTTAACAACACCAATTATTCTGCTGCTAAAACCAGAAACACGGCAAATTGTCCCTAAGCAGCCTACCATAACCTCACATGTTCCTcaagaaaaccaaacccttAACCCAGGTGCCTGAGGTCAGAGTGAGGTGGGCAGCCTGTGGTTCTAGTGCTGTGACCTGCTGACGGGGAGAAGAGGTGGGAAAGAAATGTGCTGGGCCAAGAACAAGTTGCCTCTGCAGTGAGTGACAAAGTGCGTTCTCTGATGGGATGAATAAATGACAGGTGCTGCGGCTCTTGTCCCGTTCTCAAGTTTTCACAGTGAGCAGAGCTGAAGAAGGTGCTCCTGAGAAACCCCTGGGAGCTGTGGAAGCCACTGGAGATGTCAACACCACCAGCTGGTGAGGCAGCACAGGGCATCCAGGGTGGAGAAAAAGCTCTGACACAACTGAAGGAGTAAAGCAAAGCCTTAGGGACTTTGTGACTGAATTTGGAAAGAAGagacataaaaacaaaatgccaGTGGCAGGTACGTGAGGGTACATGGGCTGGAGAGCGAGCATGAGAGCACAAGCACGTGGATGAGAAAGGCCTGTGGAAGTCTGGGTGGTTTGCATGAATATTAACATGTCTCTTAGGAGTAGAAAGTGTAACTCTACCACCCCTAAAGCATTTGTAATGTATGCGTTAACCGTACATCTGCTGCATGAGACTGaggcaagaggaaaaatgctgtACCCACCTCATCTGCTGCAGGGCAAGGCTCTGAAGACATATTTAAATAGGACTTTCAGGGAGACAAGCTCAGCTTGTATGGGAGAGAGGGATGCGCTGGTACAGAAATCTGGGATAATCCCAAAGAAGAGGTGGGGTTAGTGTCTTTTGAGAACTGGCCAGTGGTTAGTGGGAATATCTTCAGGGAGAAGAGGCTGAAGTGGAATTCCATCATGCACCTCGTAGGATGGAACAAAAGGGCCAGAAGTTCTGgagcaagagagaagaaaatgggTATTTGGGATTTCTATAAAATTAGGACCTGGACAGGAATAGGCAGCAGAAGCTCTTTGTACCAGAGCCTCAGCTCTGGTGGCCCTGATTTCTCACAAAATCCCATTTTGGCAACTCACCTTCCTTTTTTAAGCCTTGTCTCTCACAGATACCAATTCTGAATGGGCGTAGCATTGGTTCTTTAACCCAGCTGAAGAAGCATTACCATGTcaaaaaatctgtgtttctaACCAAAGACTCGAGTCTTAGTTCCGGTGGCCTCGATTTTCAAAGGCTCAGTATAACACATCCTAAATTAACTCACCAGGCAACAGAGTATGAAATCGGACATGACCGATCGATCCTTGGGCATTGATTCAAAGTGAAACTAATGgaatgtaaagaaaatgtaagaatCTATCGTACCGTAAAGGCTGCCTGTTTAgccattttacaaaataaaatttcatttgggagctggctgcaggcacGTTGTTTGAAGAAATGACTAAAACAAGACATAGGGGCATTGCAAATTATTGCCGTACAGATTGAGCCTGGAGGGAATGGCTTTGTTAGATGCCACTGACTAAAATAATTGCATGGTAATTTTGGCTAGAGGCACCATCCTATCATCCGATGATTTTTAAACCGTGCACAGATAGTCTAGACAGAGCGATCTTGGCATCAAGCTACAAAGAACCAAGAAGCCTGCTCAACGTGTCACGTCTATGCTTTGGCtcttggaaattaaaaaaaaaaaaaaaaaaagatgtccTAGCACGGTCGAAGGAAGGTCTCTGATCTATAGCAATCAGCAGCGCTGCGTGCTCCTTCTGCAATGCTCTAAGATAGACTAACGAAAGGCCTTCTCCTAAGgtaagaggcagaaaaataatttttcctagGGCAGTACGGAGCAGGCAGGTCCCTGTCAGACTCAAAGCAGTGCGAATTAAACCCAGGAGTATTTGCATCTTAGCATTTAACTCTTTTTTGACAAGAAATTTAGCATTTAACTCTGCTTTTTCAAATCACAGCTGATGAAAACCTGGCATACATTTAATCTAGTAGTGCTTTGAATAGTGGCAAATGATCAAAAgaacttttaaataaagaagtaacaaaagcaagaaataaaggaaCTACCTCCAAGAGAAATGGTGGATTTCCACCTGGTTCTAACTGATTACAtgcattaatttttattgttttaaataaccatataaaaatatttggacaGACACAAAGGTAGTCAGATGGCGTAATGATAAATGTCTCAGATATGTACAATCTATACTAAAAATGGTATATTTCTAGTATACTACGCTAGTATACTAGAATAGTAGAATTTCTAGTAgactgaaaataatgttttcattgATATTTGAGATTACACTCTTACAGTAAACTGTTACACAGAGCTCAAATAAGACCAGGGAAAGATGGAAAAACTAGAAGCACATTGCTTCGAAAAAGTTGTAACGTAGTTTTGGCTGATTTCTTAGAAACTCTGACTTCTGTGGCTCCAGACTAACTTTGCTTTATACACAACATTCACCATGTCAATATTCATACTGCTGTTCTCACCAGTGCTGATTTGAGGGATAATTAGCTCATTTAGAGAGTGGAATTAGACCACTCCTATAATTACTCCCCCCTGTTGGCCATTATAAaggaaagatgggagtaaagtTGTTTAAATACTGGTAGAAAcaacttaaaaaccaaacacctaTAGATCTAGAGTGATATGTTTATGCTTCTCTTTGTGTCCTCTGTTACCCTAAATAGTTACATCTGCTTTCTGTTCCAAAACAGGCAATGAAAATTCCTGCTGGTAGAGGAATGCTGTCTTTTCATTTCATCTTTGTATTAAAACATGtctcctttcccttttattCCTGCATTTATACTTCAGCATTTCACttggtgtgttgtggtttttttgtttgtttgttgttacttgggttgtttgttggttgggtttggggtttttttgtgggttttgtttgtttgggtttttttggtttgtttgttattgttgttgggGGGAGTGTTTGTGGTTTcgtttgtggggggtttttgtttggttttggggttttttttggttttgtgtttttgttttattttgttttgtggagtCTATCAATTTCAGTGAGGGACCAGCCATTCACAAGGCAGCAGATATACCCAAACCTCCTTTGCTTAACTGTTGCATTGCCGTCATTCCGTCACCTTTCAGGGGAAGCAGTGCAGAGCAATCAGCAACTGTCACCCACTTGTCCTTGGCCTCTTGAGAACTCTGGGTGTGGGAGCTTGCTCTATATAATCCTCTACATCTCACTTTACTGAAGATGCACTACTCTGTATCTGCATTTCCAAGGTCTGAAAAACAGGTTCAACGTATTTAACTTGAGATATAACATTTTCTAGCAAACATTTCAAGATATGAACATATTTACACCCACCCAACCTATTAAGTTGCAACAATTTGATATCTGCTCTGAATAAAATCCATATGAAGTCAGAAGATCTGACATTGTTCTTTAAAGATGAGGAAAATTGACTACAATAAtttttgctggcttttttttccatgtatctTCTTTCAATGATATACATAGGAGGGAAGGAGTGGGGAAAGAAGATATTCCAGGTACACACAGCACctaaaaaattacttcattagCTACCTTTcttcaaccacttccctgtgGTCAAAAGGGAAGTTCATTGTGAGAATTCAAATTTGCAGAGAAAACCCAAATCCCAGAAATGTAATAATAAAGCCTGTAGGATGCCTATGCAGAGAATGACTGCACTGATGGTTACAACTGAACATCTTTACTTGTGGTGTGGATAAATACAGCCTCCAAGCAGAATTGTACGACATGGGGTCATATCATAAACCATAAGCAAGCTATATGGATAATGGTGATATCTCCCAGCTGTGCCATCAGTTCAAGTCATGTAAGATTTTGGGTGCTGCAACCAGTCACTCTTAAAAAGCTTAGAAGCTACACTTTTATAAAGGTTGTGGTTTAGTGGAATTTGAGAAGTTTTGAAAGTACAGTAGGATAAAAATTTAAGTGCAGACCTTAAGACAGATACGATCCCCATTGCTTTCAATATTTTACTACCACTTTGCAGAAAGAATTTTGGGCACACAACACTGAATGTGAGGTGCATTCACAAATGAACAGCCAAATACCTTACATTTCAATTCCCCACATTACCTGGAGCTCACGAATATTTTCCAGAGATATCGCTTGGAAATCGAGTATCTAGGAGCAGATCAATTTGCTGCTATCTAACAGTAGATCAATTTGCTGGTGAATCAAGGAGCTTCTGGGAAAGAGGTAGTTAAAAAGACTGTCTCACACTCACAGCTAAAAACCTCCACGTCACTTCATTATGTAAGCCCTGTTTTATGTATCATGTATGTTGAAATTTATGATAAAATCTTGGTCATTCACTAAGACTAGAAATGCATAAAATTAAAGATATTAATCCTGGAAGCGCTCTTCATTTATTAACATTATCCTGGAACTGAGACTATTTATACATGTACAGCTATGTGTGAATTAGCTCTGTATTTGTAGTTTTAGAAATCCAAAGGAGAAATTTGTGGATTTTTACCCTTGTAGATGGGAAAATATTGGATGAATGGCACTAACGATGCTACTACCTTGGGgtacaaaatgaaatatttttctgtcaccGTTACAGGATACTTCTCAGGACTTTATCAAACAAATGAGAACCATGAGCATTATATATTATTCTAGCTGTTTTTCACTCAAAAACTATGGCACAGCCACAGACAGTGGTATGGAGTGGGTGTAGAATTAAACTATAGTTGGCAAAGGAtttgcaaagtgaaaaaaaaaaaaaagtcttctttcCTAGTGGGAAGAAAATAGTGTGAAACTGTAGGCAGTTAAGAAGTACTGTGGCTTACAGCTGAAATCAAGCCCTTTTGAGCTTAAAATAATCTCACATTTCCATCTTTCAGCAGTAATCATAAAGTCTGCCTTCATTTGAAGACCCATTAAgtagaaaataattatgaacTTCTAAGAGTGCTCCCACTATCAGAAGAATGTATACGAAAtatgattattaaaaaaaaataaaaaaaccaaaacccaagaAAACACAACCCCACCccccaacaaataaaaaaacacacCTAAAAAGGccatttccaaaataaactcagcattatattaaaataacatccttttttgtatttcagatatGAACTGCTGACCATGGGGGATTGGAACCTGTTGGGCAGCATCCTTGAAGAAGTGCACATCCATTCCACCATAGTTGGCAAAATCTGGCTTACAATCCTGTTCATATTCCggatgctggtgctgggtgTGGCTGCTGAAGATGTCTGGGACGATGAGCAGTCCGAATTCATCTGCAACACAGAGCAACCTGGCTGCAACAATATCTGTTATGACAAAGCCTTCCCCATCTCTTTGATCAGATACTGGGTATTGCAGATAATATTTGTCTCTTCTCCATCTCTAGTTTACATGGGCCATGCACTCTATAGATTAAGGGCTCTTGAGAAAGAGCGACAGAAGAGGAAAGCCCACCTGCGGGCTCAACTGGAAGTTCTGGAGCCGATGCCCGAGGAACATAGGAGAGTGGAGAGGGAGCTACGTAAGCTGGAGGAACAGAAGAAAGTGAATAAGGCACCCCTGAGAGGGTCTCTGCTGCGCACTTATGTCCTACATATCCTGACCCGGTCAGTAGTCGAAGTGGGCTTTATGATAGGTCAGTATCTTTTATATGGGTTTCACATGTCCCCCCTTTACAAATGCACTCGGCCCCCTTGCCCTAACACGGTGGATTGTTTTGTGTCCCGACCCACAGAGAAGACCATCTTTATGGTTTTCATGAACAGCATCGCCGCAGTCTCCCTTTTCCTCAACATCCTAGAAATCGCCCACCTGGGCCTCAAGAAGATCCAGAAGAGCCTCTACTGGCGGCCGCGGCCCCCGGTGGGCCCCGCTGAGGAGGAGACCAGCCTCTTCAACTCCAAGAAGAGCTCCGTGGTGCCGCTGGCCTGCCCGGCCTGCGACGcctccccgccgcgccccgccaccgcgccggggccgccgctccccgctgcccccgccgcccTCTCTCCCGCTCCCgcgccggcggggccgccgggccgCCAGCACCGCGGAGAGCTCCGCGGcagcccgccgccccgccgccggcacaGCGCGGCTCAGCACCAAGGACAGCAGCCGCCGCCCTCCTCCAGCAGCGAGGAGGCGCcgcgggccgcgccggggggcggccccggggcggcgggggcggcccggcgggtGCCCCGCAAGCACAGCCGGGTGAGCGTCTGCCGCGACCTGGAGGAGCAGCGCGGCGACTCCCCGGACAGCGGGCACTGCCCGGGCACCCGCAAATCCAGCTTCCTCTCCCGCGTCCTCACCGGCAGCCGGGCGGGCAGCGACAGCGAGAGCGTCGCCTcccgcggcggctccggccccggctccggctccggctCCGACTCGGAGGGGAAGCGCCGAGAGGAGGGCAGCCCGCCCAGcagcccgccgccgcccgccgccatgGGACGCCGCGTGTCGATGGCAAGTAACGCCCCGCGGCCCTCGGGACAGCCCGCGggaggggggcggcggggacccCCGGGCTGGGCGGGCGCCCCAGGCTGCCTGTCCCGGTCCCGGGGAGGAGCGGGTGAGTCAGGGGGCAGGGAGGCTCGGGCAGGACTTAAGACAGAGCCCTAACGCCTCGCGTCCTCCCGGATCGAGCCGAGCTCCCGCACGCTTTGCCTCCTTCTGTGGTGAAAGCGAAAACATCACTAGGGGATGTTCAGTCCCCAGGATGTCTGAGACGCGGGATCTCAGCTTCTTTGTACTCATCGCATCACCCCAAACGACTCGACAAGGACTGTCCCAGGGGAAGCTTGTCCAGCTCCAGCCTGCTTGACACTgtgagagaaaggagaagtcTGGAGTGTGTTAAGTGGCCCAGCTCAACTTTCGTCACCTTCTGGGGGTTTCTCCCAGGGGCGATCACTGAGCTGAATAATTGCTCAATGAATAAATCCAAAGATCTACATATAAACCACCAAATAATAACAATGACGTAGCCATTAACTACAACATTGCATTTTCAGCATCTGTTCCTATTCTTTGGCCACACACTCTAAGCTTGCTTACAGTCAGTGTTGATAAGATATAGTGCTTGTGTTGAAGAACcaatgaggttttttgttttgtgagggtctttttgtttgtttttgttgttcttgtttgttttttttttttttagggaattTGAGTCCTGATTGTCCCGGATCACAGGATTTGTCCTCTGAGAACAAAAAAGCTCCTTTAAAAATGCTTGCAGAAGCAAGTCCTTAAGTAACTTTTTATAGGGCATGTGATAAACAGAAGATTACTTCACACAATACTCAAAGTTATCAATTCTGTTCCATCTGTTCTCACtcttcctaaaaataaatacttttcctaaatagaaaacaagaaacaaaaaccaaacaaaactcctcaaatattttgtgttaAGAAGCAGAAGATACTCTTAGAGATTGCTTGTCAACAAACTGTTCACAGGTACCAGTTTTCACAGAGTTATAATTTCTACAATATATAAATATTCAGCATAAGCCATATAAAAATGTCACTTAGATGCAATTTATCACTTTCCATTTCATCGTTTCTAATATAGGAAAAGAGCCTAGAGCCCAATCTGTCAATCTTCTGCTGGTTTTTGATATTCAGATAAGAAGGCTCCTTAAACGGGTGAAGCacaaaaattcagaatttcagTGGTACCCTGTTGAGAACACACGGAAGTTGCCTGGCAGCTTTGACTGTTTAATGACAATGATGCTGTCTTCCAGGGGAGATGTTTTAGAGAAATATAGCCAGTTTGCAAAGTAATGTCATTACTCTTGAAAGTAACACTCTTCTGGCATGCTGCCTTTGGGGATCATTATGTATGGGACTTGTactagcattttaaaatatgacatGTAGGGATATCTCTACCTTTTGCTTCCTGTTTACAGCACGTGATATTCTAAAGTAAAGGTGCTTCTATATACAACTAAGTCAATATTTTGGCAAATGTGCTTCACTGCTAGCATTGCTAAGGCATTTATGAATACAAATTTCAATACATAAATAATCTGGTGCATCGTAAAAATGTTGAATCTGGCCATCAAACCTTGCATGTCCTGGTCTGTATTTCCCAGTTCCTATATTCGCTATTTAATTTTGGTTGTCATGGGCAGTCAGCATTGGGTTCATTTGTTATAATTTGACTTCCAGAAAACAATCATAATGTATCAGTGTTCAgataagagaaaaatctgtatgATTAGATTTATCTGTGTGACTGCAGCATTCAAAAATCAGTCATCCTGTCTAAAAAAAGTACTTAAagggaatatttaaaaaaaaaatccagctgaaGCACATCAAAAATTTTATCTAGTGCCATGCCTGACTAGTAGTGACTTgcaacagaaatgcagagaaagaacagGCACTTTTTGACATAATAATGGATGCACATCCACAAACTTTTTCTAAACAGCCAAAATACAGTCTATTCTAACCTGGATTTTACTAATCTAACATGGATAGCCAAATGGAGCCAAAACATAGTGGAACTGGCactgttcttcattttgtttgatAACTTTCCCAAACTGTAATCTTTACCTCCATAGTGgctcaaatgttttctttttaccttcaTCTGTACCATTCTGTCAGCATTTGTTTGCAGCATTCTTTGCATTGGCTCAGTGAGAGAGGACTATCAACTCAACATTGAAAATATCGCTTTCTATACCTCAACAACCATTCTAGCAACCTCCAATCAAACACGTACCCATGCTCTGTGCTGATAGTGGGACAACTGCAACTTCCCACAACCACTGTACCTTTCTTGGCTGAAAGAAAATCTCAAAGCCACAAAAAACCAATCCATCTGATGCTGCAAGAGTCTGCATACAAGTCAACTGCATACTGTGAGTTATGACATTGAAAGCACCTAACAGATCTAATAGTACAATTATGGCTGCTTGACTTCTAGCCagtgatgagattttttttttgtgcaatgtTATCAATGCCATTTCCACACCAAACCTGAGTCTCTAACAGAGAAATAATTATGATTAGGGACAACAAAATGTTGTAAAAGTTACTTCTCATAGTGTATTGCATCCTCTTGATCAAAACATGAAAACCAGGTGGTGGATAGCAGTTGGCCAGATCATGATCAACTGATTCTTtacaagaaagaacaaaactgcATCCCTCAAAGAGAACAGGAAATTCTTCTTAGGGCTTTGTCTTTGGAGGAAAGGTTACTTTGAACCACTAACAGTGAAAGCGTTCAATCATTCACTGAAACTTCTCATGAACCAGCTCAATAAGATACTGAATACAAAATGCATGTTTGGCATGAGGATTCCTCTAGTCTTCAGACTTCGGTTTAAACCAGACCAGCTATACAtatagaaaatgaagaaatgccCTTCCCATTGGTAGGATTTGGACAGACCAATGATTTTTTTGGCCATAATGCAGACTAACAAATCTATTTAAAAGTTTCCTCATGTGGAACTGGTGTAGGTGAAGaggcatttcttcatttcatgtCCAACTGAGGTATATACAACCTTGAAAaaatttactgtttattttacaCCCAAACTACTCACTCTTCATATTCCATTCAGTTTCTTGGTCATTGCATTGTCCAAAGTATCCACTATTCAGATTGGGAAGCAAAAATGGAAGAGGCAGAAATCTTGGAAAACTTATTAGGGTAAAGGCTTCTCAAGAGACTGATCTGTtgcaaaaaaaacctcttttccTTCAGCCACTGCTGGTCAGACTTTAGATCTATTAGGTTCTGTGGGTAAAGCACCAAAACTGGACCTTCATTCCATTAGGGAAAGCATAGGAGGAGTGTCACTGCATGACTTGAGGGTAATTTCCATCTGATTTCAGTCCACCTGAACACAATGACAAGAGCATCACCGAGTATATGGGTAAGACAATCTCAACTCAATGGAGACCTGGGATAAATAACATGACAAAACTCTACATTGACAGGACAGTTCAGAATCTGTGCACGGCTGAAAACAGGCAATCTGCAAGCCTCCAAAACCTCGGTACTGAGGAACACAGCCAGCATGCTTTGTAGTGATAGTGAACAATTTGTTCACTGATAACTGTCTCCAAGCTAATAATTTCCAAGGCTCACTTAGAGGATACATGTTAGAGAATACGTGGTGTCTTATCTTCTAAGAGATAGCGTGGATACACAGAGAGCTCTGGCCTAAGTTTTGCATCTCTTGCCacattttaacttttatttaagAGGAGATACAGCTATGGAGCAAAGGGGCACTTTCTGCATGGGCCCAGGCTACCAGTCTCCCTTAGGCAAGCAGGCCTTAAATGGTTGCTTTTCCTAAGAAACTCAGTGAAAACACCTGCTCTGAATTGAGTGTAACTATGATCACCAATGACAACTGGGAGCTGGATTCACAAAGGAATTATGCTGTTGCTGATAGGATTCTGCACATAATGACAttatgagaaaaaacaaaacaaaacaacaccaccatAATCTGCACCAGTCAGGCCTTTGACTGGCACATGGTACATTTTTAAGTTGGATAAAATTAATAGGCTGTTGCAGCCACAGGTCAATATATAACCAGGACAGATAAAATCTTTGATTTCTTGAAAATAGGCAGGGCCAGAAATCACAGTGTATAACCGGCACCTAGCTCTTGGAGCATTGCACTAAGGATTATTGTCTGACTGCCTGATGTGTGCAAGGCTGTGTGAAGCCATTGGGACAATCAAATgactctctttttctctctggagagttgaaaataaaagattGAACAAttaaagagggagagaggagagagctTTTCTTGCAAAGTCACCCTTTGCTACAATCAATCAGTCTTACTCCTCGGCCATTTTCTACGAAGCAAAGAAACAGTTGCAGAACACCAGAAAGCTCAACTGAGCATGGCCACAGTCTGCTGTTGCATCTTCAGAGTATCACAAGGTCATCACAATTCAGCAGCTGAATGCAAACATTTCTACAAAAGTGGGAGGCTGTATGATATTTCATTGCTAGCTGTGTTTGAAGTCTTTTGCTAGCTGTGCCTCTCCCTACCTTTCTAAAGCAGACGCCTCCAGGTGCAGGCTTCCTTAACATGACCAGCGTCAGTTCTTTTTGGCCTATATATAAGTTTGCTAAAGAATCCTAACATATGCTTTAAAACCTAGGAGTTTTAATTTAACTGGAATTGGGAGTATTAACACTAGATTGGCAGCTCTTCTCACAAAGGCATCATCTTTCAGATGACTTGGAACTAAGCCATCACAGTTGCACTCTGAGCCTAAACCTGCATTGAGAGAATTACTGTGCTAGTCCTCTTGCTAGAGTACCCATGGGTATACTAAGAAGATGGGGAAACTTGATATTATCTGATGTTTGTGTTTGTTCATTGAGCCAAGATAAGTCCCCGGAATCACAACACAAAATTGGAAGTCTTTAGaagatttattatatttttagcaATGTTTTAGCTAAACCACTCTCCTGGGAAGCCAAAATTACTAGAtcaagattttcagaaagaattaGGTATTTTAGGCACTCACCTTCAAAATCTTGTTTTTCAAGCAGTGCTCGGTTTTCCTCACCCTCATGTCCATTCCTTGTTCATTAGTCCACCCTCTCCTCCAGAGAGCCCTGTGCTTTCAGAATGCCATTTAAGTCTCTATTTTTGGCTACAAAGTAATCAACCTATCTTTAAAAGCAAGGACCCCTCCTCCCGGTGAATGAGGGAGATAAAGCTGATAAAGGAGCAGGTGGTAAAGCAGATACTCTCAGCTCACAGAATCGGTCTGAGACAGGGCTGCTGGTTTTATTCATttccagaaaatgaaatctctgAGGCTGAAATCCTGGCTCTGCTGAAGTTGGGGAAATTTTATGATTCACTGGGTCCAGTTTCCCCCACTGCAttgctttttttattcctctgtgCTCTTCAGTTCTTTTTCTACTTCTCAATTCTCCATTCAGCTTTGAGCTTTTTACCCAGTGGGAAAATACTCCGTAGCGAGTAGGATATGAAAGAAGGAGCTGCTATTCAGCCTGAATGCTTGCAGCCTTCTCCAGAACAAGATGTGTTTACTCACCCTTTCAACAACACTTGAGGAATAAATATCCACTCGTTTAAGTAGCTGCTCACCTGCTCTCACTCCTGGGACTGGGAACAGTTTGATCAGAGTGAATGTGCATTGAAATAACAAACCTCATAACTGCAGAGGAGTTATTTAGACAGCTGAGCTCCACCAGGA
This window encodes:
- the GJA10 gene encoding gap junction alpha-10 protein — translated: MGDWNLLGSILEEVHIHSTIVGKIWLTILFIFRMLVLGVAAEDVWDDEQSEFICNTEQPGCNNICYDKAFPISLIRYWVLQIIFVSSPSLVYMGHALYRLRALEKERQKRKAHLRAQLEVLEPMPEEHRRVERELRKLEEQKKVNKAPLRGSLLRTYVLHILTRSVVEVGFMIGQYLLYGFHMSPLYKCTRPPCPNTVDCFVSRPTEKTIFMVFMNSIAAVSLFLNILEIAHLGLKKIQKSLYWRPRPPVGPAEEETSLFNSKKSSVVPLACPACDASPPRPATAPGPPLPAAPAALSPAPAPAGPPGRQHRGELRGSPPPRRRHSAAQHQGQQPPPSSSSEEAPRAAPGGGPGAAGAARRVPRKHSRVSVCRDLEEQRGDSPDSGHCPGTRKSSFLSRVLTGSRAGSDSESVASRGGSGPGSGSGSDSEGKRREEGSPPSSPPPPAAMGRRVSMSMLLELSSIMKK